Proteins encoded within one genomic window of Hyalangium minutum:
- a CDS encoding AbrB family transcriptional regulator codes for MRQDSDPSPPSRGRVWSVTVASLLGAALAEGLHLPAGALLGGMLVALVGSVFASVRVPIPRALQMAAPAVLGAALCAAFRPSAWAALAEHWPIALLNVVAVVAIAQGVALVFARLSGLDVRTVTLGLMPGGASAMVVLSEELGADSRLVTLFQYVRLGVVILVAGAVGRWAIDTPQLPVASASALPGAPPPGLAWGVTLLVAAVGGWGGMRLRLPAGAFLGPLLVGVPLTALGIPVGALPPGLLALLMWVLGVRVGSQFDAEAVWRLRRVAVGALGGAVAVVGGCVLLAWAWSSLGGVDLLTTYFATSPGGADTMLAIALGTHASLPLVLSVQVGRLLLVFFVVPILFRRLSPGRRNPL; via the coding sequence ATGCGACAGGACTCCGACCCCTCACCTCCCTCGCGTGGCCGCGTGTGGAGTGTCACCGTTGCGTCACTGCTGGGAGCGGCGCTGGCGGAGGGGCTCCACCTGCCCGCGGGGGCGTTGCTGGGAGGGATGTTGGTGGCGCTCGTGGGCTCCGTGTTCGCTTCCGTGCGCGTGCCCATTCCGAGAGCCCTGCAAATGGCCGCTCCAGCGGTGCTGGGGGCCGCTCTGTGCGCGGCCTTCCGGCCCTCTGCCTGGGCCGCGCTCGCCGAGCACTGGCCCATTGCTCTCCTCAACGTGGTGGCGGTGGTGGCCATCGCACAGGGGGTGGCGCTCGTCTTTGCCCGGTTGAGTGGCCTGGACGTCCGGACCGTCACCCTGGGCCTCATGCCGGGAGGGGCGTCGGCGATGGTGGTGCTCAGCGAGGAGCTGGGCGCGGACTCACGCCTGGTGACGCTCTTCCAGTACGTGCGCCTGGGCGTCGTCATCCTCGTGGCGGGCGCGGTGGGCCGATGGGCCATTGATACGCCTCAGCTCCCGGTGGCCTCCGCCTCAGCGCTTCCCGGTGCGCCGCCTCCGGGGCTGGCGTGGGGCGTGACGCTGCTCGTGGCCGCCGTGGGGGGCTGGGGGGGCATGCGGCTGCGGCTGCCGGCGGGGGCTTTCCTCGGGCCGCTGCTGGTGGGGGTGCCGCTCACGGCGCTGGGCATTCCGGTGGGCGCGTTGCCGCCGGGACTGCTGGCGCTGTTGATGTGGGTGCTCGGCGTGCGCGTGGGCAGCCAGTTCGATGCCGAGGCCGTGTGGCGGCTGCGGCGCGTGGCGGTGGGAGCACTCGGGGGCGCGGTGGCGGTGGTGGGCGGCTGCGTGCTGCTGGCCTGGGCGTGGTCCTCGCTCGGAGGCGTGGACTTGCTCACCACCTACTTCGCCACCTCACCTGGGGGAGCGGATACGATGCTGGCCATCGCGCTGGGGACGCATGCGAGCTTGCCGCTCGTACTCTCAGTCCAGGTGGGGCGACTACTGCTCGTCTTCTTCGTGGTCCCCATCCTCTTTCGGCGCCTGTCTCCGGGCCGCCGCAATCCTTTGTGA
- the epsZ gene encoding exopolysaccharide biosynthesis polyisoprenyl-phosphate hexose-1-phosphate transferase EpsZ, producing the protein MAHPGVEARGLPLPTPASASTRGRLAPGFAAKLNLLVDLFLLVGALLGSTLLMGHKLQVSNLDLWLMVGMAGLGWLLLGTALCLYDPRFSDRAPLDDLALVSITVVSITGMLYLERLLIAGGYPVVALTGFPLLLWGSVVALRQLVFRRLAVREEPLDEALVLGVGAMGRLTGEDLIQRGRRHVIGYLAFSTEQLLSAVPGPVLGKVDRLEEVLCQVPVDIVYISGSVQKHGAEMQSAIKLCERFGIPFALPAHPFRMDRARAQDSHAVSDGYLHFVTNQPRPHQMAIKRLFDIISSAAALLALSPLLVTVAAAIKLTSRGPIFFKQKRVGLHGKTFDMLKFRSMVVNAEELRAKLEALNEQSGPVFKIKNDPRITSIGRFIRKYSIDELPQLLNVLRGEMSVVGPRPPLPKEVEKYAAWQRRRLSVRPGLTCIWQVSGRNQISFEEWMYLDMQYIDNWTLLTDLSLIVKTVPVVLTGSGAS; encoded by the coding sequence TTGGCCCATCCTGGAGTGGAGGCGCGAGGGCTGCCCCTGCCCACGCCCGCCTCGGCGTCGACGCGCGGCCGGCTGGCCCCGGGCTTCGCCGCGAAGCTGAACCTGTTGGTGGACTTGTTCCTGCTGGTGGGCGCGCTGCTGGGCTCCACGCTGCTGATGGGGCACAAGCTTCAGGTGAGCAACCTGGACCTGTGGCTGATGGTGGGCATGGCGGGGCTGGGTTGGCTGCTGCTGGGCACCGCGCTGTGCCTGTATGACCCGCGCTTCTCGGATCGGGCGCCGCTGGACGATTTGGCGCTGGTGTCCATCACCGTGGTGTCCATCACGGGCATGCTTTACCTGGAGCGCCTGCTGATCGCGGGCGGCTATCCGGTGGTGGCGCTGACGGGGTTCCCGTTGCTGCTGTGGGGCAGCGTGGTGGCGCTGCGGCAATTGGTGTTCCGGCGGCTCGCGGTGCGTGAGGAGCCGCTCGATGAGGCACTGGTGCTGGGCGTGGGCGCCATGGGCCGGCTCACGGGCGAGGATCTGATCCAGCGCGGCCGCCGTCACGTCATCGGCTACCTGGCCTTCAGCACCGAGCAGCTCTTGTCCGCGGTGCCCGGCCCGGTGCTGGGCAAGGTGGATCGCCTGGAGGAGGTGCTGTGCCAGGTGCCGGTCGACATTGTCTACATCTCGGGCAGCGTGCAGAAGCACGGCGCGGAGATGCAGTCGGCCATCAAGCTGTGCGAGCGCTTTGGCATCCCGTTCGCGCTGCCGGCGCACCCGTTCCGCATGGACCGGGCGCGTGCCCAGGACAGCCATGCGGTGTCCGACGGCTACCTGCACTTCGTCACGAACCAGCCTCGGCCGCACCAGATGGCCATCAAGCGCCTGTTCGACATCATCTCCTCGGCCGCGGCCCTGCTGGCGCTCTCGCCGCTGCTGGTGACGGTGGCGGCGGCGATCAAGCTCACCTCGCGTGGCCCCATCTTCTTCAAGCAGAAGCGCGTCGGCCTGCACGGGAAGACGTTCGACATGCTCAAGTTCCGCTCCATGGTGGTCAACGCCGAGGAGCTGCGCGCCAAGCTCGAGGCGCTCAACGAGCAGAGCGGCCCCGTCTTCAAGATCAAGAACGACCCGCGGATCACTTCCATCGGCCGCTTCATCCGCAAGTACTCGATCGACGAGCTGCCTCAGCTGCTCAACGTGCTGCGCGGTGAGATGAGCGTGGTGGGCCCGCGTCCGCCGCTGCCCAAGGAGGTGGAGAAGTACGCCGCCTGGCAGCGCCGCCGCCTGTCCGTGCGTCCGGGCCTCACCTGCATCTGGCAGGTCTCCGGCCGCAACCAGATCTCCTTCGAGGAGTGGATGTACCTGGACATGCAGTACATCGACAACTGGACCCTGCTGACGGACCTGAGCCTCATCGTCAAGACGGTTCCGGTGGTCCTCACCGGCAGCGGCGCCAGCTAG
- a CDS encoding BamA/TamA family outer membrane protein, with protein sequence MTRGWVGFYLAVTLSLAAPRASAQEAEPPPAPDTSPAPEAPAAPELSPSLPPPAEPTGSPLVVSEVVVLGTEKTRPETVQDYSRLDAGDTVTPEELTRVERRLLATGLFQEVHVSTQPTGDGRARVVLQVQDKASWVVAPTFSVSNSNIGGGVLYAESNLWGRSKKFAAAVQVSTAESGLFVGFLDPNLFGFPPLRLSFEGQLRSDRVEEYQPGASAKVPEVRRRTRLNSASAASELSVMIAERVRVGAKYRLMLIDAQDPSQDTPVTEPAFEPGPVQRDASLRLMMGIDTRQNLHAVMEGLNIEGSLELSNPGVGSQFRYQRFGLLYRHGLRFFEEHNLVLRGEVSLGVDLPFHQEFVAGASSLRGFIYRQFRGDTRTSFTAEYHFPLFTVRSLSFRGVAFSDTGVMMWRSIPEDRQLRDVTGRVVRGYLEDSKDGVGSATVAQGLGLGLRLFLRSVVLPLVGVDVAYGVNSGEIRFYLVAGVNPS encoded by the coding sequence ATGACCAGAGGATGGGTAGGGTTTTATCTGGCCGTCACGCTGAGCCTCGCGGCCCCACGAGCGAGCGCCCAGGAGGCCGAACCGCCCCCTGCTCCCGACACGTCTCCCGCTCCCGAGGCCCCTGCTGCCCCCGAGCTGTCCCCTTCCCTGCCCCCGCCGGCCGAGCCCACCGGGAGCCCCCTGGTAGTAAGCGAGGTCGTGGTGCTCGGCACGGAAAAGACACGGCCCGAGACGGTGCAGGACTACTCGCGCCTGGATGCGGGAGACACCGTCACCCCGGAGGAGCTCACGCGGGTGGAGCGGCGGCTGCTGGCCACGGGCCTCTTCCAGGAGGTCCACGTCAGCACACAGCCCACGGGCGACGGCCGGGCGCGGGTGGTGCTCCAGGTGCAGGACAAGGCCTCATGGGTGGTAGCGCCCACCTTCTCGGTGTCCAACTCGAACATCGGCGGCGGGGTGCTGTACGCGGAGAGCAACCTGTGGGGCCGCAGCAAGAAGTTCGCGGCGGCGGTGCAGGTGAGCACGGCCGAGAGCGGCCTCTTCGTGGGCTTCCTGGATCCGAACCTGTTTGGCTTTCCTCCGCTGCGGCTGAGCTTCGAGGGCCAGCTGCGCAGCGACCGGGTGGAGGAGTACCAGCCGGGAGCGAGCGCCAAGGTGCCCGAGGTGCGGCGCCGCACGCGGCTCAACTCGGCCTCCGCCGCGAGCGAGCTGTCGGTGATGATCGCCGAGCGGGTGCGCGTGGGCGCGAAGTACCGGCTGATGCTCATCGATGCCCAGGATCCGAGCCAGGACACGCCGGTGACGGAGCCGGCCTTCGAGCCGGGCCCGGTGCAGCGAGACGCCTCGCTGCGGCTGATGATGGGAATTGATACCCGGCAGAACCTCCATGCCGTGATGGAGGGCCTGAACATCGAGGGCTCGCTGGAGCTGTCGAACCCGGGCGTGGGGAGCCAGTTCCGCTACCAGCGCTTCGGACTGCTGTACCGGCACGGCCTGCGCTTCTTCGAGGAGCACAACCTGGTGCTGCGCGGGGAGGTGTCCCTGGGCGTGGACCTGCCGTTCCACCAGGAGTTCGTGGCGGGCGCGAGCTCGCTGCGCGGCTTCATCTACCGGCAGTTCCGAGGCGACACCCGCACCTCCTTCACGGCCGAGTACCACTTCCCGCTCTTCACCGTGCGCTCCCTGTCCTTCCGGGGCGTGGCCTTCTCGGACACCGGGGTGATGATGTGGCGGAGCATCCCCGAGGACCGGCAGCTGCGGGACGTGACGGGCCGGGTGGTGCGGGGCTACCTGGAGGACTCGAAGGACGGAGTGGGCAGCGCCACGGTGGCCCAGGGGCTCGGGCTGGGCCTGCGCCTGTTCCTGCGCAGCGTGGTGCTGCCGCTGGTGGGCGTGGACGTGGCGTACGGCGTCAACTCGGGGGAGATCCGCTTCTACCTGGTGGCGGGCGTCAACCCCTCGTGA
- a CDS encoding serine/threonine-protein kinase produces the protein MTDVNQQLLDATVVPQKSVTGDAVSASASTNAARRSTVLPRLEWTGDRPRIVPFQRERFEELRALGQGGMGEVVLLKDHDIERTVALKRLSESQDLDRVLRFVEEIRTVGQLDHPNIVPVHDVGVDESGRYYFLMKHLQGETLESIITRLRQGDRAAHAQYPFQARLQLFLGVLHALSYAHRKGFIHRDLKPSNIMVGPFGEVTVMDWGLARKYRRPGDAGSAEDKASAPSAQGLRESASLLTQAGAVMGTPLYMSPEQARGEHDSLDPRSDIYSLSALLYEFLFLRHYLEGRESMADILEGVKTVTPSVETTPEHPAQTRVPAELCWFVIRGLAKNPAERYASVDEMVEELQSIQSGRIHVMCQRTFMKSVLHRLLRSVDQNPKVVMLGSAAVAALILAAFAQALLRLF, from the coding sequence ATGACGGATGTGAACCAGCAGCTATTGGATGCCACCGTGGTCCCCCAGAAGAGTGTGACGGGGGATGCGGTGTCTGCTTCAGCCTCCACCAACGCCGCCCGGCGCAGCACGGTCCTCCCGCGGCTGGAGTGGACGGGTGACCGGCCCCGCATCGTTCCCTTCCAGCGCGAGCGCTTCGAGGAGCTTCGGGCCCTGGGGCAGGGCGGCATGGGCGAGGTGGTGCTGCTGAAGGACCACGACATCGAGCGCACCGTCGCCCTCAAGCGGCTGTCCGAGAGCCAGGACCTGGATCGGGTGCTGCGCTTCGTGGAGGAGATCCGCACCGTCGGGCAGCTGGACCACCCGAACATCGTCCCCGTGCATGACGTAGGGGTGGACGAGAGCGGCCGGTACTACTTCTTGATGAAGCACCTGCAGGGAGAGACGCTCGAGTCCATCATCACCCGGCTTCGGCAGGGAGACCGCGCCGCCCATGCGCAGTACCCCTTCCAGGCGCGGCTCCAGCTCTTCCTGGGCGTGCTGCACGCGCTGTCGTACGCGCACCGCAAGGGCTTCATCCACCGGGACCTCAAGCCCTCCAACATCATGGTGGGGCCCTTTGGCGAGGTGACGGTGATGGACTGGGGGCTCGCCCGGAAGTACCGCCGGCCCGGCGACGCGGGCTCCGCCGAGGACAAGGCCAGCGCTCCCAGTGCCCAGGGGCTACGGGAGTCGGCCTCGCTGCTGACCCAGGCGGGCGCCGTCATGGGCACGCCGCTCTACATGTCTCCCGAGCAGGCCCGGGGCGAGCACGACTCGCTGGATCCGCGCAGCGACATCTACAGCCTGAGCGCGCTGCTCTACGAGTTCCTCTTCCTGCGGCACTACCTGGAGGGGCGCGAGTCGATGGCGGACATCCTCGAGGGCGTCAAGACGGTGACTCCCTCGGTGGAGACGACCCCCGAGCATCCGGCGCAGACGCGCGTGCCCGCCGAGCTGTGCTGGTTCGTCATCCGGGGCCTCGCGAAGAATCCGGCGGAGCGCTACGCCTCCGTGGATGAGATGGTGGAGGAGCTCCAGAGCATCCAGAGCGGTCGAATCCATGTGATGTGCCAGCGCACCTTCATGAAGAGCGTGCTCCATCGGCTGTTGAGGAGCGTGGACCAGAACCCGAAGGTGGTCATGCTGGGTTCCGCGGCGGTAGCGGCGCTGATCCTCGCCGCCTTCGCTCAGGCCCTGCTGCGGCTGTTCTGA
- a CDS encoding FUSC family protein: MMPAHARDPSYWWDRFIASDPALVRLKMGLRAMLGLSLGLAAIAGLGTLLHQSISVALVGVMMGMMGAINVQDPHPREQRVTLLWAIPISIAAVGVAALSAPSLVVSAIVFLGVIFLAIAAQRFGPRGVGLGMIGFMLFFLSLFFHAPVAQLPWVLASVAVGGCVAYAVRFWLVRDRPEASVRRAFASFRRSLALLMVDIGEVLDVPDEQRRLALLRRAARQVNEAALAVEKEIENADPEKLIHGFRQAELREYLLELELTAERIVFGIYRVLEAGPLSPEKRQSLVAELSVLRRQLRDTGAARAQPVPPWGANSDGSAAASTEPAFTALEGSLSYLRELIFRTPSQSRAAAPVSTEAAPVLELEAPASVGSAAPLHPSTRQAIQATVAGALAILAGHAVSSTRWFWAVIASFVIFNRATTRGDILLRAWHRILGTVIGVLAGIFLATVVRGHRDLEFLLIFVCVFLGFYLIQVSYAWMVFWFTALLAVLYSLLGLYSPELLYLRVWETLVGAGIGAVVAVVLLPARTGVGVKRAATEALLSVASFLEAAATLPGGEVLKRVREMDGKLREVRDAARPLTDRLLLSDRQALRLVHALGTLAFFVKQLAPACVRLPAGEERIRRLEMLLAENARSVAASFSVAGAPMPDALDAALQSVRESLAQAREGEARGLPRVLHWLERIDAALLEVYASRGVFLARRKLA; this comes from the coding sequence ATGATGCCGGCGCATGCCAGGGATCCGTCGTACTGGTGGGATCGATTCATCGCCTCGGACCCGGCGCTTGTCCGGCTGAAGATGGGGCTGCGCGCCATGCTGGGGTTGAGCCTGGGCCTCGCCGCCATCGCGGGGCTCGGCACGCTCCTTCACCAGTCCATCTCCGTCGCGCTCGTCGGCGTGATGATGGGGATGATGGGCGCCATCAACGTGCAGGATCCGCACCCCCGTGAGCAGCGGGTCACCTTGCTCTGGGCCATCCCTATCTCCATCGCCGCGGTGGGCGTTGCGGCGCTCTCCGCGCCGAGCCTCGTGGTCAGCGCCATCGTGTTCCTCGGGGTGATCTTCCTGGCGATCGCCGCTCAGCGCTTCGGTCCTCGCGGGGTGGGGCTGGGGATGATCGGCTTCATGCTCTTCTTCCTCTCGCTCTTCTTTCACGCGCCCGTGGCGCAGCTCCCGTGGGTGCTCGCCAGCGTCGCCGTGGGAGGCTGTGTCGCCTACGCCGTCCGCTTCTGGCTCGTCCGCGACCGGCCCGAGGCCTCGGTGCGCCGCGCGTTCGCGTCCTTCCGCCGCTCCCTGGCCCTCTTGATGGTGGACATCGGCGAGGTGCTCGATGTGCCGGATGAGCAGCGGCGGCTGGCGCTGCTGCGGCGCGCGGCCCGGCAGGTGAACGAGGCCGCGCTGGCGGTGGAGAAAGAGATCGAGAATGCCGACCCCGAGAAGCTCATCCACGGATTCCGCCAGGCCGAGCTTCGCGAGTACCTGCTCGAGCTGGAGCTCACCGCCGAGCGGATCGTGTTCGGGATCTACCGGGTGCTGGAGGCTGGGCCTCTCTCTCCTGAGAAGCGGCAGTCGCTCGTGGCCGAGCTTTCGGTGCTCCGGCGCCAGCTTCGCGACACGGGGGCGGCGCGCGCTCAGCCCGTGCCTCCATGGGGCGCCAACTCCGATGGCAGTGCGGCTGCCTCCACGGAGCCTGCCTTTACCGCCCTGGAAGGTTCGCTCAGCTACCTTCGGGAGCTGATCTTCCGGACTCCGTCTCAGTCTCGTGCCGCCGCTCCGGTCTCGACAGAGGCGGCACCAGTGCTCGAGTTAGAAGCCCCGGCCTCAGTGGGCTCTGCAGCGCCGCTCCACCCCTCGACGCGTCAGGCGATCCAAGCCACGGTCGCGGGGGCGCTTGCCATCCTCGCGGGCCACGCCGTCTCCAGCACCCGTTGGTTCTGGGCGGTGATTGCCTCGTTCGTGATCTTCAACCGCGCAACCACCCGGGGCGACATCCTCTTGCGCGCCTGGCACCGCATCCTTGGCACGGTAATCGGTGTGCTGGCGGGCATCTTTCTCGCCACCGTGGTGCGAGGCCATCGGGATCTGGAGTTCTTGCTCATCTTCGTGTGCGTGTTCCTCGGCTTCTATTTGATCCAGGTCTCCTACGCGTGGATGGTCTTCTGGTTCACCGCGCTGCTGGCCGTGCTCTACAGCCTGCTCGGCCTCTACTCTCCGGAGCTCCTCTACCTCCGGGTGTGGGAGACGCTCGTCGGTGCGGGCATCGGCGCGGTGGTCGCGGTGGTGCTGCTCCCGGCTCGCACGGGCGTTGGCGTCAAGCGAGCTGCCACCGAGGCCTTGCTCAGCGTGGCGTCCTTCCTGGAGGCTGCTGCGACTCTTCCCGGCGGAGAGGTCCTGAAGCGTGTGCGGGAAATGGATGGGAAGCTGCGCGAGGTGAGGGACGCCGCCCGTCCGCTCACGGATCGCCTGCTCCTCTCGGATCGCCAGGCGCTTCGACTCGTCCATGCGCTTGGCACGCTCGCCTTCTTCGTGAAGCAGCTCGCGCCCGCCTGTGTCCGGCTCCCCGCAGGGGAGGAGCGGATCCGGCGGCTCGAGATGCTCTTGGCCGAGAACGCCCGCTCCGTGGCCGCTTCCTTCTCCGTCGCAGGCGCGCCGATGCCCGATGCGCTCGATGCGGCGCTCCAGTCCGTGCGCGAGTCCCTCGCCCAGGCGCGGGAAGGAGAAGCCCGAGGCTTACCCCGAGTGCTCCACTGGCTGGAGCGCATCGATGCGGCGCTGCTGGAGGTCTACGCCAGCCGGGGCGTGTTCCTCGCGCGGAGGAAGCTGGCCTGA
- a CDS encoding tetratricopeptide repeat protein, giving the protein MAAENEVSRRTGEASMGEAPEQAAQALVDNAHSLMDQRQYEEALALMGQLFQRFGSSSAQAVQVQVARAFIGKAITLGQLERFEDSLASCNEALRLFAASTDTKLRELTSKVLIHKAHALMNLGQSEAAVPLCDEVLQRHDGADEAGLAQVMAGALLAKADALGELNRLDEGLPLYDEVFRRFAGASDVVLRYHAALALLSKAIFLRLSNRPREALSCYETLMDHFRGASDARLRDMVTAAQEGLGRTLEMLKSAEVELASVEQVLRDHSESREHAAREKVAQALLAKAEVLRQQHRSEEMLSVFDEVLRRFDKASEPALRDAVAEAILYKGVVLGNLKQTPEALAFYEAMIPRYGGPSEPVLVRARMAKSLAYKAVFLGRMDRREEEVAAFDELDRRYGGDTEPEVREEVARGLACKGEILWKLNRLEESLAAYEEVARRYHGAPEASVRERVAEALNDAGVVLIFEAKRCWVQKRDQALAFLERASAKIAASLERQPRGPTALWNAGYIAFLQGKRDQARSLLAESLQLGGEQQRSRGLQGGALSPIPEDEELRALVGSL; this is encoded by the coding sequence ATGGCTGCCGAGAACGAAGTGAGCCGAAGGACTGGCGAAGCGAGCATGGGGGAGGCCCCGGAGCAGGCCGCCCAGGCGCTCGTCGACAACGCCCACTCGCTCATGGACCAGCGTCAGTACGAGGAGGCCCTGGCCCTCATGGGCCAGCTGTTCCAGCGGTTTGGAAGCTCCAGCGCGCAGGCCGTGCAAGTCCAAGTGGCCCGAGCCTTCATCGGCAAGGCCATCACGCTCGGGCAGCTGGAGCGCTTCGAGGACTCCCTGGCCAGCTGCAACGAGGCGCTCCGGCTCTTCGCGGCTTCCACCGATACGAAGCTGCGAGAGCTGACGTCCAAGGTGCTCATCCACAAGGCCCACGCGCTGATGAACCTCGGCCAGTCCGAGGCGGCCGTGCCCCTCTGCGACGAGGTGCTCCAGCGGCACGACGGCGCGGACGAGGCGGGCCTGGCGCAGGTGATGGCCGGAGCGCTCCTGGCCAAGGCCGATGCGCTGGGTGAGCTGAACCGGCTCGACGAGGGGCTGCCCCTCTATGACGAGGTGTTCCGCCGCTTCGCCGGTGCGAGCGACGTGGTGCTGCGCTACCACGCAGCCCTGGCGCTCCTGAGCAAGGCCATCTTCCTGCGGCTCTCGAACCGCCCGCGTGAGGCACTCTCCTGCTACGAGACGCTGATGGACCACTTCCGCGGCGCCAGCGATGCCCGGCTCCGGGACATGGTGACCGCGGCGCAAGAGGGCCTGGGCCGGACCCTGGAGATGCTCAAGAGCGCGGAGGTGGAGCTGGCCTCGGTTGAGCAGGTGCTCCGCGACCACAGCGAGTCCCGGGAGCATGCAGCGCGCGAGAAAGTGGCCCAAGCGCTGCTGGCGAAGGCCGAGGTGCTCCGGCAGCAGCACCGCTCCGAGGAAATGCTCTCCGTCTTCGACGAGGTGCTCCGCCGGTTCGACAAGGCGTCCGAGCCCGCGCTGCGGGACGCGGTGGCCGAGGCCATCCTCTATAAGGGCGTCGTCCTGGGGAACCTGAAGCAGACGCCCGAGGCGCTCGCCTTCTACGAGGCGATGATTCCGCGCTACGGCGGCCCGAGCGAGCCCGTCCTGGTCCGCGCCCGGATGGCCAAGTCTCTGGCCTACAAGGCCGTGTTCCTCGGCCGGATGGATCGGCGCGAGGAGGAGGTGGCCGCCTTCGACGAGCTCGACCGCCGCTATGGCGGCGACACCGAGCCGGAGGTGCGCGAGGAGGTCGCGCGGGGGCTCGCCTGCAAGGGAGAGATCCTCTGGAAGCTGAACCGGCTCGAAGAGTCCCTGGCGGCCTACGAGGAGGTCGCGCGCCGGTACCACGGAGCGCCCGAAGCCTCCGTGCGCGAGCGCGTCGCCGAGGCCCTCAACGACGCGGGCGTGGTGCTCATCTTCGAGGCGAAGCGGTGCTGGGTACAGAAGCGGGACCAGGCGCTGGCATTCCTGGAGCGGGCGAGCGCGAAGATCGCCGCCTCGCTGGAGCGTCAGCCCCGCGGCCCCACGGCGCTGTGGAATGCGGGCTACATCGCCTTCCTGCAAGGCAAGCGCGATCAGGCGCGCTCGCTGCTGGCGGAGTCACTCCAGCTCGGCGGAGAGCAGCAACGCTCCCGAGGGCTCCAGGGGGGCGCGCTCTCTCCCATCCCGGAAGACGAGGAGCTGCGCGCCTTGGTGGGCTCGCTGTGA
- a CDS encoding DUF1501 domain-containing protein, protein MRNTSRRTLLKWALGAGQLALLERAGLLGSSPAYAAGMDVPSRLAVLYIPGGYRPAYYFTPMEDADIPLCVPAPSNYSGEPVFFDASKVVDLAAANGPYKPLRTWQSWNPADPAARGSFSPLMYGYTHFALHEQLSVLHGIDQGTNDHASAFISSMCGVAGADYRAPAVHSVIANHLFERYRESRPLPFVVVAGERGTPLGMGLPSHASPVRVPSIESLKPQLSAKPADNPWWTGLDARTEAPELDARGQPTGSTLKTTTVERFSLSRAQPLMDRSTAKVDNYLEGLHGSLASVSRVLATDVVSMLERTKGIDTLTANRPAYLSSYLSNQSFTYTFGLANFHLTGLDPRMDLALRLLKSDLCTSVHVSLQLDFDTHNGLGHGYSCAHGRGLMDCVARFLGELKAAPAPGKPGKTLLDDTLVLVMSEFGRSWASRGSDGTYSLPDDHHPYTSVCFAGGNVAGNRQVGSYTPRGLGVPVDLIEETGQPSRRVPRSADVVTTALRIMGMEAHDFFIPGGYGEVVGLRKA, encoded by the coding sequence ATGAGGAACACCTCTCGTCGCACGCTGCTCAAGTGGGCCCTCGGAGCGGGACAGCTCGCGCTCCTCGAACGCGCGGGGCTCCTCGGCTCGAGCCCTGCTTACGCCGCGGGCATGGACGTCCCCTCACGGCTCGCAGTGCTCTACATCCCGGGTGGCTACCGGCCGGCGTACTACTTCACCCCGATGGAGGACGCCGACATTCCGCTCTGCGTCCCGGCCCCCTCCAACTACAGCGGCGAGCCCGTCTTCTTCGACGCGAGCAAGGTGGTGGACCTCGCGGCCGCGAACGGACCCTACAAGCCGCTGCGAACCTGGCAGTCGTGGAACCCCGCCGACCCCGCCGCGCGAGGCAGCTTCAGCCCGCTCATGTATGGCTACACGCACTTCGCGCTGCATGAGCAGCTGAGCGTCCTGCACGGCATCGACCAGGGCACCAACGACCACGCGAGTGCGTTCATCTCCTCCATGTGCGGTGTCGCCGGTGCGGACTACCGGGCGCCGGCCGTTCACTCGGTCATCGCCAATCACCTGTTCGAGAGGTACCGCGAGAGCAGACCGCTGCCGTTCGTGGTTGTCGCCGGTGAGCGCGGCACGCCGCTGGGAATGGGGCTGCCCTCACACGCCTCGCCCGTTCGCGTGCCGTCCATCGAGTCGCTCAAGCCGCAGCTCTCCGCCAAGCCCGCGGATAACCCCTGGTGGACGGGGCTTGATGCGCGCACCGAAGCTCCCGAGCTGGACGCACGCGGGCAGCCCACCGGTAGCACCCTGAAGACGACCACGGTGGAGCGCTTCTCGCTCTCGCGCGCTCAGCCGTTGATGGACCGATCGACGGCGAAGGTGGACAACTACCTCGAAGGTCTGCATGGCTCGCTGGCGTCGGTCTCGCGCGTGCTCGCGACGGATGTCGTGTCCATGCTGGAGCGCACCAAAGGCATCGACACGCTGACGGCGAACCGCCCCGCGTACCTGTCGAGCTACCTGTCGAACCAATCGTTCACGTACACCTTCGGTCTCGCGAACTTCCACCTCACCGGGCTCGACCCGCGGATGGATCTCGCGCTGCGCCTGCTCAAGTCGGACCTCTGCACCTCGGTGCACGTCTCGTTGCAGCTCGACTTCGACACCCACAACGGCCTGGGCCATGGCTACAGCTGCGCACACGGCCGCGGGCTGATGGACTGCGTCGCGCGCTTCCTGGGCGAGCTCAAGGCTGCTCCGGCTCCCGGTAAGCCGGGCAAGACACTGCTCGATGACACGCTCGTGCTGGTGATGAGCGAGTTCGGCCGCAGCTGGGCCTCGCGCGGAAGCGACGGCACCTACAGCCTGCCGGATGATCATCACCCCTACACCTCGGTCTGCTTCGCGGGCGGAAACGTAGCGGGGAACCGGCAGGTGGGCTCGTACACCCCGCGCGGGCTCGGCGTCCCCGTGGACCTCATCGAGGAGACCGGTCAGCCCTCGAGGCGCGTGCCCAGATCCGCGGACGTCGTGACCACCGCGCTGCGGATCATGGGCATGGAAGCGCACGACTTCTTCATCCCCGGTGGCTACGGAGAGGTCGTGGGGCTTCGGAAGGCGTGA